The Agromyces sp. LHK192 genome includes a window with the following:
- a CDS encoding aldehyde dehydrogenase family protein, with the protein MNSPTPTLDQTQDDLLERITPTGGERREILDPATGQLVGHAPVHGLDDLEAAVARAAAAQPAWAALGHERRSAVLLEAADAIDASAEALARILSREQGKPLNGPNARFEVGGASGWLRAAAATPLEAEVILDDGDVHAELHYRPIGVVGAIGPWNWPQMITVWQIGPALRMGNTVVVKPSEYTPLSVLALVEVLNTVLPAGVLEIVSGGREVGAALAAHPSIGKVMFTGSTSTGKAIIRSSADTVKRLTLELGGNDAGIVLPDVDPSAIAEGLFWGAFINTGQTCAALKRLYVHDDVYDAVVEALADVARAMPMGVGLDEQNVLGPLQNRQQFEIVDRLVEAAKRAGANVLVGGDPDRDGPGNFYPTTLVEVADHDLGLVQEEQFGPALPIVRYHDVDEAVALANSVDVGLGASVWSSDLVEARRVAARLEAGTVWINAHGAIHPMVPFGGAKQSGYGLEFGVEGLKALGVPQVING; encoded by the coding sequence ATGAACAGCCCGACCCCGACGCTCGACCAGACGCAGGACGACCTGCTCGAGCGGATCACGCCGACCGGCGGCGAGCGCCGCGAGATCCTCGACCCCGCGACCGGGCAGCTCGTCGGCCACGCGCCGGTCCACGGCCTCGACGACCTCGAGGCCGCCGTCGCCCGCGCGGCGGCCGCGCAGCCGGCATGGGCGGCGCTCGGCCACGAGCGTCGCAGCGCGGTGCTGCTGGAGGCCGCCGATGCGATCGACGCCTCGGCCGAGGCCCTCGCGCGGATCCTCTCGCGTGAGCAGGGCAAGCCCCTGAACGGCCCGAACGCACGGTTCGAGGTCGGCGGGGCGTCCGGATGGCTGCGGGCCGCCGCCGCCACCCCCCTGGAGGCCGAGGTGATCCTCGACGACGGCGACGTGCACGCCGAACTGCACTACCGGCCGATCGGCGTGGTCGGCGCGATCGGACCGTGGAACTGGCCGCAGATGATCACCGTCTGGCAGATCGGCCCGGCGCTCCGGATGGGCAACACCGTCGTGGTGAAGCCCTCGGAGTACACCCCGCTCAGCGTCCTCGCGCTGGTCGAAGTCCTGAACACCGTGCTGCCCGCCGGTGTGCTCGAGATCGTCAGCGGCGGTCGCGAGGTCGGCGCCGCGCTCGCGGCGCACCCGTCGATCGGCAAGGTGATGTTCACCGGCTCCACGTCGACGGGCAAGGCGATCATCCGGTCCTCGGCCGACACCGTGAAGCGGCTGACCCTCGAACTCGGCGGCAACGACGCCGGCATCGTGCTCCCGGACGTCGACCCTTCGGCGATCGCCGAGGGCCTGTTCTGGGGCGCGTTCATCAACACCGGCCAGACCTGCGCCGCGCTCAAGCGCCTCTACGTCCACGACGACGTCTACGACGCGGTGGTCGAGGCCCTGGCCGACGTCGCCCGCGCCATGCCCATGGGAGTCGGCCTCGACGAGCAGAACGTGCTCGGGCCGCTGCAGAACCGGCAGCAGTTCGAGATCGTCGACCGCCTCGTCGAGGCGGCGAAGCGCGCCGGCGCGAACGTGCTGGTCGGCGGCGACCCCGACCGCGACGGCCCCGGCAACTTCTACCCGACGACCCTGGTCGAGGTGGCCGACCACGACCTCGGCCTCGTGCAGGAGGAGCAGTTCGGTCCGGCGCTGCCGATCGTCCGCTACCACGACGTCGACGAGGCGGTCGCCCTCGCGAACAGCGTCGACGTCGGGCTCGGGGCATCCGTCTGGTCGTCCGACCTCGTCGAGGCGCGCCGGGTCGCAGCCCGGCTCGAGGCGGGTACGGTCTGGATCAACGCGCACGGGGCGATCCACCCGATGGTGCCGTTCGGCGGCGCGAAGCAGTCGGGGTACGGCCTGGAGTTCGGGGTCGAGGGTCTCAAGGCGCTCGGCGTGCCGCAGGTGATCAACGGCTGA
- a CDS encoding primary-amine oxidase yields the protein MTTTMSQTDPLGGLAAETDPLRGLTADEIDLAREILQERGLLAEQTRFVYVGLDEPAKADVLAGADSPRIVRALVLDRATGDAADHRIALADRAVATTVIDGASGQVPILDVEFEAIYDLLGAEPEWNAALAKRGITHEQVALAPLSAGNYGFEAERGRRVIRVLAFMREHEQDHCWAHPVDGLCAYVDMIEGRMFELVDHRVYDIPAEGGNFDDPAVQGAPLDTLKPIEITQPQGPSFTVDGDRVSWANWRFSLAFDAREGLVLRRIRYVDADRGGVERDIVYRASIAEMVVPYGDPSPSRFWQNYFDTGEYVFGRYANSLKLGCDCLGEIRYFDATIADEFGHPRVIPNAICMHEEDYGTLWKHTDIYTGSNEVRRQRRLVISFFTTVGNYDYGFYWYLYLDGTIECEAKLTGVLFTSAYDAEAGDHAGEVAPGLGAPYHQHLFSARLDMMVDGIANAVDEVDAARVPMGEGNAYGNAFTKRTTRLRTEGEGARHADPVAGRTWHIVNTERTNRLGRPVGYELIAQGAPTLLADPDSVIAQRAAFTRNHLWVTRYDATERYPAGDLVNQHPGGDGLPRFSAADRSIDGDDIVLWHTFGPTHFPRPEDWPVMPVDTAKFTLKPYGFFDRNPTLNVPSTAAAGASCHSDAAGAPAGDTAGGCRCGAGACGCEGHAH from the coding sequence ATGACGACGACGATGTCCCAGACCGACCCGCTCGGCGGTCTCGCCGCCGAGACCGACCCGCTGCGCGGTCTCACCGCCGACGAGATCGACCTCGCCCGCGAGATCCTCCAGGAGCGAGGGCTGCTCGCCGAGCAGACCCGCTTCGTCTACGTCGGACTCGACGAACCCGCGAAGGCCGACGTGCTGGCGGGCGCCGACTCGCCACGAATCGTCCGTGCGCTCGTGCTCGACCGGGCGACCGGCGACGCCGCCGACCATCGGATCGCCCTCGCCGATCGAGCGGTGGCCACGACCGTGATCGACGGTGCCTCCGGCCAGGTGCCGATCCTCGACGTCGAGTTCGAGGCGATCTACGACCTCCTCGGCGCCGAACCCGAGTGGAATGCCGCCCTCGCAAAGCGCGGCATCACGCACGAGCAGGTCGCCCTCGCGCCGCTCTCCGCCGGGAACTACGGCTTCGAGGCCGAACGCGGGCGGCGGGTCATCCGGGTCCTCGCGTTCATGCGCGAGCACGAACAGGACCACTGCTGGGCCCACCCGGTCGACGGGCTGTGCGCCTACGTCGACATGATCGAGGGCCGCATGTTCGAACTCGTCGACCACCGCGTGTACGACATCCCGGCCGAAGGCGGGAACTTCGACGACCCCGCCGTGCAGGGCGCGCCGCTCGACACGCTCAAGCCCATCGAGATCACGCAGCCCCAGGGTCCGAGCTTCACCGTCGACGGCGATCGCGTGAGCTGGGCGAACTGGCGGTTCTCACTGGCCTTCGACGCCCGCGAGGGCCTCGTGCTGCGTCGCATCCGATACGTCGACGCCGACCGGGGCGGCGTGGAGCGCGACATCGTCTACCGCGCCTCGATCGCCGAGATGGTCGTGCCATACGGCGACCCGTCGCCGTCGAGGTTCTGGCAGAACTACTTCGACACGGGCGAGTACGTCTTCGGCCGCTACGCGAACTCGCTCAAGCTCGGATGCGACTGCCTCGGCGAGATCCGCTACTTCGACGCGACGATCGCCGACGAGTTCGGGCACCCGCGGGTCATCCCGAACGCGATCTGCATGCACGAGGAGGACTACGGCACCCTCTGGAAGCACACCGACATCTACACCGGCTCCAACGAGGTGCGGCGCCAGCGCCGGCTCGTGATCAGCTTCTTCACGACCGTCGGCAACTACGACTACGGGTTCTACTGGTACCTCTACCTCGACGGCACGATCGAGTGCGAGGCGAAGCTCACGGGCGTGCTCTTCACCTCCGCCTACGACGCCGAGGCGGGCGACCACGCCGGCGAGGTCGCGCCCGGACTCGGGGCGCCGTACCACCAGCACCTCTTCAGCGCCCGCCTCGACATGATGGTCGACGGCATCGCGAACGCGGTCGACGAGGTCGACGCGGCGCGCGTGCCGATGGGGGAGGGCAACGCCTACGGGAACGCGTTCACCAAGCGCACCACGCGGCTGCGAACGGAGGGGGAGGGCGCACGCCACGCCGACCCGGTCGCCGGACGCACCTGGCACATCGTCAACACCGAGCGCACGAACCGGCTCGGACGGCCCGTCGGCTACGAACTCATCGCCCAGGGCGCCCCGACCCTGCTCGCCGACCCGGACTCCGTCATCGCACAGCGCGCCGCGTTCACGCGCAACCACCTCTGGGTGACCCGGTACGACGCCACGGAGCGCTACCCCGCCGGCGACCTCGTGAACCAGCATCCCGGCGGCGACGGCCTGCCCCGGTTCTCGGCCGCGGACCGCTCGATCGACGGCGACGACATCGTGCTCTGGCACACCTTCGGGCCCACCCACTTCCCGCGTCCCGAGGACTGGCCGGTCATGCCCGTCGACACGGCGAAGTTCACGCTCAAGCCCTACGGCTTCTTCGACCGCAACCCGACGCTGAACGTGCCGTCCACGGCCGCGGCGGGCGCGTCCTGCCACAGCGACGCGGCGGGCGCACCAGCGGGCGACACGGCGGGCGGATGCCGCTGCGGCGCCGGCGCGTGCGGGTGCGAGGGGCACGCCCACTGA
- a CDS encoding TetR/AcrR family transcriptional regulator, translated as MPKIVDHDERRLRIVHATWRLIAEKGFRATTMREIARAAGSANGGLFPYFRNKEELIGATFEHVYSATNARFAAARADLEGLAALRALMLQIFPLDDERILEARIVIPFWEYAANEPELLALHERTMDAWRVEIASHLERARELGELGDGVDIAVATDHLMTMADGVQVVAVVLPGSAAPDRLERMLDGYLDLLR; from the coding sequence ATGCCGAAGATCGTCGACCACGACGAACGTCGACTGCGGATCGTGCACGCGACCTGGCGGCTCATCGCGGAGAAGGGCTTCCGCGCGACGACGATGCGCGAGATCGCGCGCGCGGCGGGTTCTGCGAACGGCGGGCTGTTCCCCTACTTCCGCAACAAGGAGGAGCTCATCGGGGCGACCTTCGAGCACGTGTACTCCGCGACGAACGCGCGATTCGCGGCGGCCCGGGCGGACCTCGAGGGCCTGGCGGCGCTGCGCGCGCTGATGCTGCAGATCTTCCCGCTCGACGACGAGCGGATCCTCGAGGCCCGCATCGTCATCCCGTTCTGGGAGTACGCGGCGAACGAACCCGAGCTGCTCGCGCTGCACGAGCGGACGATGGATGCCTGGCGCGTGGAGATCGCCTCGCACCTCGAACGTGCGCGCGAGCTCGGCGAGCTCGGCGACGGGGTCGACATCGCGGTCGCGACCGACCATCTCATGACGATGGCCGACGGTGTCCAGGTGGTCGCCGTGGTGCTCCCGGGCAGCGCCGCGCCCGACCGGCTCGAGCGCATGCTCGACGGCTACCTCGACCTGCTTCGCTGA
- a CDS encoding APC family permease, translated as MTQTTNPPPATAGLGHRRLGVPSITLMIIAASAPLTVVAGGVTTTFAVTGVIGVPIGFIVLAAALAVFAVGYAAMSRYVTNAGAFYAYIAQGIGRPLGVGASLVALVAYNAMQVGIYGLFGFQLSMFLEAKFGLVTPWWLWIFACIVVVGVLGVNRVDLSAKVLGILVALEFAAVLVFDVVSLSVAPAGVSTAGLELSNLFVPGVGAVLSFGIAAFMGFESAAIYGEEAKDPKRTVARATYAAVAIIGVFYAFSAWAFTVGIGPSQIAEASATFGPDLMFVFMSEHAPVIVSDLMQVLFLTSLFAALQSFHNAVARYLYALGREGVLHRGLGAVRASSRAPWAGSVAQSIIALVVTLGFVIAGEVLGLKQDFAPTEFLYPVLTMFTWLTNTGAMGLVLLMGIIAIAVIGFFRRDRRGHGPWPTLIAPLISAVVLFTVFALIVANFNVLLGQAETTPATFVLPALLIVPGIAGVIWAYVIRRRDPEQYSRIGHGIEEAEAEAFEPELRRGL; from the coding sequence ATGACCCAAACGACGAACCCCCCGCCCGCCACCGCCGGCCTCGGCCACCGCAGACTCGGCGTGCCGTCCATCACCCTCATGATCATCGCGGCGTCGGCGCCGCTCACGGTCGTCGCCGGCGGCGTGACCACGACCTTCGCGGTGACCGGCGTGATCGGCGTGCCGATCGGCTTCATCGTGCTCGCCGCTGCGCTGGCCGTCTTCGCGGTGGGCTACGCCGCGATGAGCCGCTATGTCACGAACGCGGGCGCGTTCTACGCCTACATCGCGCAGGGCATCGGCCGCCCGCTCGGTGTCGGGGCCTCGCTCGTCGCGCTCGTCGCGTACAACGCCATGCAGGTCGGCATCTACGGCCTCTTCGGATTCCAGCTGTCGATGTTCCTCGAGGCCAAGTTCGGCCTCGTCACCCCGTGGTGGTTGTGGATCTTCGCCTGCATCGTCGTCGTCGGCGTGCTCGGCGTCAACCGCGTCGACCTCTCGGCGAAGGTGCTGGGCATCCTCGTGGCACTCGAGTTCGCCGCCGTGCTGGTGTTCGACGTCGTCTCGCTGTCGGTCGCTCCCGCGGGGGTCTCGACCGCCGGGCTCGAACTCTCGAACCTGTTCGTGCCGGGTGTCGGCGCCGTGCTCTCCTTCGGCATCGCGGCGTTCATGGGCTTCGAGTCCGCGGCCATCTACGGCGAGGAGGCCAAGGATCCCAAGCGGACCGTGGCCAGGGCCACCTACGCGGCTGTCGCGATCATCGGCGTGTTCTACGCCTTCAGCGCGTGGGCGTTCACGGTCGGCATCGGCCCGTCGCAGATCGCCGAGGCGTCTGCGACGTTCGGCCCCGACCTGATGTTCGTCTTCATGTCCGAGCACGCCCCGGTCATCGTGAGCGACCTCATGCAGGTGCTGTTCCTGACGAGCCTGTTCGCCGCCCTCCAGTCCTTCCACAACGCCGTCGCGCGGTACCTGTACGCGCTCGGCCGCGAGGGCGTGCTGCACCGGGGGCTGGGTGCCGTCCGGGCGTCGTCGCGGGCGCCGTGGGCCGGATCGGTGGCGCAGTCGATCATCGCGCTCGTCGTCACCCTCGGATTCGTGATCGCCGGCGAGGTGCTCGGGCTCAAGCAGGACTTCGCCCCGACGGAGTTCCTCTACCCGGTGCTCACGATGTTCACGTGGCTCACGAACACGGGTGCCATGGGTCTCGTCCTGCTGATGGGCATCATCGCGATCGCGGTGATCGGGTTCTTCCGGCGCGACCGCCGCGGCCACGGTCCCTGGCCGACCCTGATCGCACCGCTCATCTCCGCAGTGGTGCTGTTCACCGTGTTCGCGCTCATCGTGGCGAACTTCAACGTGTTGCTCGGGCAGGCCGAGACGACGCCCGCGACCTTCGTGCTCCCGGCCCTGCTCATCGTGCCGGGGATCGCTGGGGTGATCTGGGCGTACGTCATCCGCCGCCGCGACCCCGAACAGTACTCGCGCATCGGGCACGGCATCGAGGAGGCCGAGGCGGAGGCCTTCGAGCCCGAGCTGCGCCGCGGGCTCTAG